The proteins below come from a single Miscanthus floridulus cultivar M001 chromosome 1, ASM1932011v1, whole genome shotgun sequence genomic window:
- the LOC136474447 gene encoding UV-B-induced protein At3g17800, chloroplastic-like, producing the protein MEAAVAAALRSPTAAGPSRRSAAPGASSLPLDRRRSFAFGSIKGLGRQQLTSRTRRRSSVVRASWSPSESLPPSSSIAPLRMESPAGQLLSQILHTHPHLLSAAAEQQLEQLQTDREAEKEKDKESEAGDKLAPTGGDLVLYRRIAEVKEKERRRTLEEILYALVVQKFVEAGVSLVPALSHSIDSSGKVDQWTGTVEEKLQRLHSSEAYEMIENHLALILGQRQGDATIAAISKLRVGQVYAASVMYGYFLKRVDQRFQLEKTMKSLPWGSEEEDNALNQVMTTDSMPSAQASSPHPEMGSWTAPDFNAGGPSQSIKPSRLRSYVMSFDSDTLQRYATVRSKEAFGIIEKHTEALFGKPEIVITPEGTVDSSKDEHIRISFAGLRRLILEAVTFGSFLWDVESFVDSRYHFVTN; encoded by the exons ATGGAGGCAGCAGTAGCCGCGGCGCTCAGGTCGCCCACCGCCGCCGGCCCCTCGCGGCGGTCCGCGGCCCCGGGCGCCAGTTCGCTGCCCTTGGACCGGAGGCGCAGCTTCGCCTTTGGCTCCATCAAG GGTCTCGGGCGGCAGCAGCTCACCTCTAGGACTAGGAGGCGAAGCAGTGTGGTCAGGGCCTCCTGGTCCCCCTCGGAGTCTCTGCCACCGTCCTCATCGATCGCGCCGCTCAGGATGGAATCGCCGGCGGGGCAGCTACTCTCGCAAATCCTGCACACGCACCCGCACCTACTGTCTGCCGCCGCCGAGCAGCAGCTCGAGCAGCTCCAGACCGACCGCGAGGCCGAGAAGGAGAAGGATAAGGAGAGCGAGGCTGGCGACAAGCTGGCTCCGACAGGTGGCGACCTCGTGCTGTACAG GCGTATTGCTGAGGTAAAGGAGAAGGAACGGAGAAGGACTTTGGAGGAGATACTCTACGCTCTGGTTGTTCAGAAGTTTGTTGAAGCTGGTGTTTCTTTGGTTCCAGCACTCTCTCACTCCATCGATTCTTCTGGAAAAGTTGATCAGTGGACAGGAACTGTGGAAGAGAAGCTTCAACGTTTACACTCGTCCGAGGCCTATGAAATGATCGAGAATCATCTCGCTCTCATTCTGGGGCAGCGTCAAGGTGATGCCACTATTGCAGCCATAAGTAAGCTCCGAGTTGGCCAGGTCTATGCTGCATCTGTGATGTATGGTTATTTCCTGAAGAGAGTTGATCAGAGGTTTCAGCTCGAGAAAACAATGAAGAGCCTCCCTTGGGGATCGGAAGAGGAAGATAATGCTTTGAATCAAGTTATGACGACCGACTCAATGCCTTCAGCTCAGGCTTCTAGCCCTCATCCAGAGATGGGCTCGTGGACTGCTCCTGACTTCAATGCAGGAGGGCCTAGTCAATCTATCAAGCCTTCCCGCCTTAGGTCGTATGTCATGTCATTTGATTCAGATACACTTCAGAGGTATGCAACAGTCAGGTCAAAGGAGGCCTTTGGTATCATTGAGAAGCACACAGAAGCGCTATTTGGGAAACCAGAGATTGTAATCACACCTGAAGGCACAGTTGATTCTTCCAAGGATGAGCATATTAGAATAAGCTTTGCCGGGCTGAGAAGGCTGATCCTGGAGGCTGTTACTTTCGGATCGTTCCTCTGGGACGTTGAGAGCTTTGTGGATTCCAGGTACCATTTCGTGACCAACTAA